In the Xiamenia xianingshaonis genome, one interval contains:
- a CDS encoding AI-2E family transporter encodes MSEDLAGTPAGSSLVSVASEPSALGVACAPEADERRRQRDMRVKSAAYAIWAVIGACVLTGVGIYLLNILSVPIGIILWTVIIIFCLRGVVNGLEARGVSRVIGTAVAYVAMVVVLALLGLVLFSPMFGVGDQFQNLIQSIPGYVKDIAAWAGDLYVRYADVLSNFQVQQYLTDAMNGLVVWVSGFAQQSANSVVAIGSGVANTFVALGFALVIAFWILIDLPAIGREVKRIGGPRHEEALTMLYLTVTRVMGGYIKGTLLQCGIIGAGCIVLFAALKLPNAVALGVIAGVLNIIPIIGPWLGGALAAVVGLFVNVWVAIGVLVGTIIIQQIVYTFVSPKIMSESVDVHPALTFLALMTGSAIGGAMSGLSGSLVGMLASIPFVAVAKSVFVYYFEKSTGRRLVSTTGVFFKGRVEKGGVNPIEDATGVGMHVSGADEGASPQKRQDQQAGQTLAARFRHQEGSSGSDDDSDGPDV; translated from the coding sequence TTGTCGGAAGATCTCGCAGGCACGCCTGCGGGGTCTTCCCTTGTTTCGGTCGCGTCCGAACCGTCGGCTCTTGGCGTTGCTTGCGCGCCCGAGGCCGACGAGCGCCGGCGGCAGCGCGACATGCGCGTCAAGTCCGCCGCATACGCCATCTGGGCCGTCATCGGCGCATGCGTGCTCACCGGCGTGGGCATCTATCTGCTCAACATCCTTTCGGTGCCCATCGGCATCATTCTGTGGACGGTCATCATCATCTTCTGTCTGCGCGGCGTCGTGAACGGCCTGGAGGCGCGCGGCGTCTCCCGCGTCATCGGCACCGCCGTGGCCTACGTTGCCATGGTGGTCGTGCTCGCGCTTTTGGGGCTGGTGCTCTTCTCGCCCATGTTCGGCGTAGGCGACCAGTTCCAAAACCTCATCCAGTCCATTCCGGGCTACGTCAAAGACATAGCCGCCTGGGCCGGCGATCTGTACGTCCGCTATGCCGACGTGCTGTCGAACTTCCAGGTGCAGCAATACCTCACCGACGCCATGAACGGCCTGGTCGTTTGGGTGTCGGGCTTTGCGCAGCAGAGCGCCAACAGCGTGGTGGCCATCGGCAGCGGCGTGGCGAACACGTTCGTGGCTTTAGGGTTCGCCCTGGTCATCGCCTTTTGGATCCTTATCGACCTGCCGGCCATCGGGCGCGAGGTCAAGCGCATCGGCGGCCCGCGGCATGAAGAGGCGCTCACGATGCTGTACCTGACCGTCACGCGCGTCATGGGCGGCTACATCAAAGGAACGCTTTTGCAGTGCGGCATCATCGGCGCGGGGTGCATCGTCTTGTTCGCCGCCCTCAAGCTTCCCAACGCCGTTGCACTAGGCGTCATCGCCGGCGTGCTCAACATCATTCCCATCATCGGGCCGTGGCTTGGCGGGGCGCTTGCCGCCGTGGTGGGCCTGTTCGTCAACGTGTGGGTGGCGATCGGCGTGCTCGTCGGCACCATCATCATCCAGCAGATCGTCTACACGTTCGTCTCGCCCAAGATCATGTCGGAATCGGTCGACGTGCATCCGGCGTTGACGTTTCTTGCCCTCATGACCGGCTCGGCCATCGGTGGCGCCATGAGCGGCCTTTCCGGGTCCCTTGTGGGCATGTTGGCCTCGATTCCGTTTGTAGCCGTCGCGAAGTCGGTTTTCGTGTATTATTTCGAGAAGTCTACCGGTCGGCGCCTCGTTTCCACGACCGGCGTGTTCTTCAAGGGCCGCGTCGAGAAAGGCGGCGTCAATCCCATCGAGGATGCGACGGGCGTCGGGATGCATGTCTCGGGCGCGGACGAAGGCGCTTCGCCGCAGAAGCGCCAAGACCAGCAAGCTGGCCAGACGCTCGCGGCGCGTTTCCGCCACCAGGAAGGAAGTTCCGGCTCGGACGACGACTCGGACGGTCCGGACGTCTAG
- a CDS encoding DUF948 domain-containing protein produces MDINGVIGIVLPIVYILVGCALVWFVVELAMTIRKTRTTVDEMKEQLEPTLKNVAELTEQIKPAVAKIDPLVDRVSLTVDAANLELMRVDQILEDVTDITDSVSSAVETVDNVTNAPMELVNNVTSRVRNAFKSKRASDASVAAGSAKADASKTTREAAVRAAQTATDAVRSTAETVRDAAQDAMNDAREAREEQKAESEEKAQARRAAVSVANETAGNVLNAVAASVDQDAGSVVGQDAGGAVRN; encoded by the coding sequence ATGGACATCAATGGAGTCATCGGCATCGTTTTGCCCATCGTCTATATCCTGGTGGGGTGTGCGCTGGTGTGGTTTGTCGTCGAGCTTGCCATGACCATCCGCAAGACGCGCACGACCGTCGACGAGATGAAAGAGCAGCTGGAACCGACGCTGAAAAACGTTGCCGAGCTGACCGAGCAGATCAAGCCGGCGGTGGCGAAGATCGATCCGCTTGTCGATCGCGTGTCGCTCACGGTGGACGCGGCGAATTTGGAGCTGATGCGCGTCGACCAGATCCTCGAAGACGTGACCGACATCACCGATTCGGTGTCGTCGGCCGTCGAAACCGTCGACAACGTCACGAACGCCCCGATGGAGCTGGTGAACAACGTGACGTCCCGGGTGCGCAACGCGTTCAAGTCCAAGCGGGCCTCCGATGCGTCGGTCGCGGCAGGCAGCGCGAAGGCCGATGCGTCGAAGACCACCCGCGAAGCCGCCGTCCGCGCCGCCCAGACCGCCACGGACGCGGTCCGCTCGACGGCGGAAACCGTGCGCGACGCCGCGCAGGACGCCATGAACGACGCGCGCGAGGCTCGCGAGGAGCAGAAGGCCGAGTCTGAAGAAAAGGCCCAGGCCCGCCGCGCTGCCGTCAGCGTCGCCAACGAGACTGCCGGCAACGTGCTGAACGCCGTGGCTGCCAGCGTCGACCAGGACGCTGGATCCGTCGTCGGGCAAGACGCCGGCGGCGCTGTTCGCAACTAA
- a CDS encoding replication-associated recombination protein A: METLFTALENEQRSKVAPLAVRMRPRTLDEVVGQKDAVGEGSWLRCAIENDTLSSVILFGPAGTGKTSIAHVIAESTKAAFVEVSAIGGTVSDLRREISSAEKRLAYEGRRTILFVDEIHRFNRSQQDALLHAVEDRVVVLVGATTENPFFEVNSALISRSRVVELHSLSDEDEARLIDCALSDERGLAGAYRLDEAARDAIVLLAGGDGRGALTTLELAAGMVAPGTPEAPALIDEAVVRAATPHRALAYDKNKDMHYDVISAFIKSMRGSDPDAALYWLARMIDGGEDPKFIARRMFIAASEDVGNADPQALLVAEAAFKAAEVIGYPECRINLAQAAVYLALAPKSNAAEAGIDAALAEVRKGPARAVPDHLRDRHRPGSENYGAYRYPHSYPSGWVDQQYLPDGLERGCFFKPTERGWEAFRTEAASRDRKGR, encoded by the coding sequence ATGGAAACGCTTTTTACAGCACTGGAAAACGAGCAGCGCAGCAAAGTTGCCCCGCTGGCCGTGCGCATGCGCCCGCGCACGTTGGATGAAGTGGTGGGCCAGAAAGACGCGGTCGGGGAGGGGTCGTGGCTGCGCTGCGCCATTGAAAACGACACGCTCAGCTCGGTCATCCTGTTCGGACCGGCCGGCACGGGCAAAACGTCCATAGCGCACGTCATCGCTGAATCCACGAAGGCCGCCTTCGTCGAGGTGTCGGCCATCGGGGGCACCGTGTCCGACCTGCGTCGCGAAATTTCCAGCGCCGAAAAACGGCTTGCCTACGAAGGGCGCCGCACCATCTTGTTTGTCGACGAAATCCACCGCTTCAACCGCAGCCAGCAAGACGCGCTGCTGCATGCGGTGGAAGACCGCGTCGTCGTGCTCGTGGGCGCCACCACCGAAAACCCCTTCTTTGAAGTGAACTCGGCGCTCATCAGCCGCTCGCGCGTGGTGGAGCTGCACAGCCTGTCCGACGAGGACGAGGCGAGGCTCATCGACTGTGCGCTTTCCGACGAGCGCGGCCTCGCCGGCGCCTACCGGCTTGACGAGGCGGCCCGCGACGCCATCGTGCTGCTTGCCGGGGGCGACGGGCGCGGAGCGCTTACCACGCTGGAGCTTGCCGCCGGCATGGTGGCGCCGGGAACGCCCGAAGCGCCCGCCCTCATCGACGAGGCCGTCGTGCGCGCTGCCACGCCGCACCGGGCGCTTGCCTACGACAAGAACAAGGACATGCACTACGACGTCATTTCGGCGTTCATCAAGTCCATGCGCGGGTCCGACCCGGACGCCGCCCTGTATTGGCTCGCCCGCATGATCGACGGCGGCGAGGATCCGAAGTTCATCGCGCGGCGCATGTTCATCGCCGCATCCGAAGACGTCGGCAACGCCGATCCGCAGGCGCTGCTGGTGGCCGAGGCCGCATTCAAGGCCGCCGAGGTCATCGGGTACCCCGAATGCCGCATCAACTTGGCCCAGGCCGCCGTCTACCTGGCCCTGGCGCCGAAGTCCAACGCCGCCGAGGCCGGCATCGACGCCGCCCTGGCCGAGGTGCGCAAGGGCCCCGCCCGCGCCGTGCCCGACCACCTGCGCGACCGCCACCGCCCCGGCTCGGAGAACTACGGAGCCTACCGCTATCCGCACAGCTATCCATCCGGCTGGGTCGACCAGCAGTACCTGCCCGACGGCCTTGAGCGCGGCTGCTTCTTCAAGCCCACCGAGCGCGGCTGGGAAGCCTTTCGCACCGAAGCCGCCTCGCGCGACCGGAAGGGCCGTTGA
- a CDS encoding PepSY domain-containing protein yields the protein MGKNQSASLHRTLPTLALSALLGVVVMTPAAGCASGADNSGSTGGNAPAEAQQKPASDQQQDSASATDQNTQERAATGADDKSMKDAGNAQGADGIMSQDEALDVALAEVGLTAADVTVTKNALEVDDGIETYDIEFASQTDQFDFTINAKTGAVLERKVEAVSTTSGNVADAIPEDEAKTIAAERAGVPEGSATFTEVKLEQDDGVAVYDITLTDGTTKYECTLDAKSGQVIDFSSEAIQGSAS from the coding sequence ATGGGCAAGAATCAGTCTGCATCGCTGCACCGCACCCTTCCCACCCTGGCCTTGAGCGCCCTTTTGGGCGTCGTCGTGATGACGCCGGCGGCCGGCTGCGCCTCCGGCGCCGACAACAGCGGTTCGACCGGCGGGAACGCTCCCGCCGAAGCGCAGCAAAAACCCGCTTCTGACCAGCAGCAAGACAGCGCATCGGCAACCGACCAGAACACGCAGGAGCGTGCGGCAACCGGCGCCGACGACAAGAGCATGAAGGACGCGGGCAACGCGCAGGGCGCCGACGGCATCATGAGCCAAGACGAGGCGCTTGACGTGGCGCTCGCAGAAGTCGGCCTCACCGCCGCAGACGTGACGGTCACGAAAAACGCGCTGGAAGTCGACGACGGCATTGAGACGTACGACATCGAATTCGCCTCGCAAACGGACCAATTCGACTTCACCATCAACGCCAAGACCGGCGCGGTGTTGGAGCGGAAGGTCGAAGCGGTTTCGACCACGAGCGGCAACGTGGCCGATGCCATCCCCGAAGATGAGGCGAAGACCATCGCAGCCGAACGCGCCGGCGTGCCGGAAGGTAGCGCCACGTTCACCGAGGTCAAGCTGGAACAAGACGACGGCGTCGCCGTGTACGACATAACGCTGACGGACGGCACGACGAAATACGAATGCACCCTCGACGCCAAGTCGGGCCAGGTCATCGACTTTTCAAGCGAAGCGATCCAGGGAAGCGCCAGCTAG
- a CDS encoding SanA/YdcF family protein — protein MGRHEKSKRGWLRTMVAWALALVLAVLVVVVGTNVAVVATTCDDIVTPEEAAGFDADAIVVLGAAVHPDGTPSNMLRDRLDDGIALYQAGAAPKIIMSGDNGTASYNEVAAMKAYAVEHGVPAEDVFCDHAGFSTYESMYRAKHVFGADRIVVATQTYHLYRALYAALGLGMEAVGVPCDYYDYSGQLLRDIREIPARTKDFFKTLFKVPSTFVGDPISLDQSGDVTEE, from the coding sequence ATGGGACGACATGAAAAAAGCAAGCGCGGGTGGTTGAGGACGATGGTCGCTTGGGCGTTGGCGCTGGTGCTGGCGGTACTTGTCGTGGTCGTCGGCACGAACGTGGCGGTCGTCGCCACGACGTGCGACGACATCGTCACGCCCGAAGAAGCGGCCGGCTTCGACGCCGACGCCATCGTCGTGCTGGGCGCCGCCGTGCACCCGGATGGCACGCCGTCGAACATGCTGCGCGACCGGCTGGACGACGGCATCGCGCTGTATCAGGCCGGGGCCGCCCCGAAAATCATCATGAGCGGGGACAACGGCACGGCCTCCTACAACGAGGTGGCCGCCATGAAGGCCTATGCCGTCGAACATGGCGTGCCGGCCGAAGACGTGTTCTGCGACCATGCGGGCTTTTCCACCTATGAAAGCATGTACCGGGCCAAGCACGTGTTCGGCGCGGACCGCATCGTCGTGGCCACGCAGACCTACCACCTGTACCGGGCGCTGTATGCGGCGCTCGGGCTGGGGATGGAAGCGGTCGGCGTGCCGTGCGACTATTACGACTATTCCGGCCAGCTGCTGCGCGACATTCGAGAAATACCGGCCCGCACGAAGGACTTCTTCAAGACGCTGTTCAAGGTGCCGTCGACGTTCGTGGGCGATCCTATCAGCCTCGACCAGTCAGGCGACGTGACCGAAGAATAG
- the leuS gene encoding leucine--tRNA ligase yields the protein MKPYNPHEIEPRWQKTWADEDLYAVDVDSSKPKKYVLEMFPYPSGDIHMGHVSNYTYGDVVARYSRMRGFNVLHPMGWDAFGLPAENAAIKHKSHPAAWTYQNIDTQKASFKRMGFSYDWDRTVVACDPEYYRWGQWIFLKFWERGLVERRNSPVNWCPDCGTVLANEQVIEGRCWRCDSEVEKRDLTQWYFKITDYAQQLLDDLDQLDGWPERVKQQQANWIGRSEGANVDFELVGLDGNPTGEKITVFTTRADTLFGCSFFVLAPEYAGLADLVEGTGREEAVRELVEAAKKVSALERAQGDHEKHGVFTGRYVLNPVNGEQVPVWVADYIVADYGTGAVMAVPCGDQRDFEFARKYDLPIIPIILPEDDPLYPQLKDERGRVVTEVDWESAYAAEGVLVQSGPFTGLVGGKHSPAEEAVVAFLEEHDAGTRTVEFRLRDWLISRQRYWGNPIPAVHCPHCGVVPVPEDQLPVRLPEDIDLAAGETLATHAGFVNTTCPVCGAPAKRETDTMDTFTCSSWYYMRYTDPHNEGAPFDPACANAWMPVDQYIGGIEHAILHLLYSRFFTKVLRDCGMLDFDEPFTNLLCQGMVLDEHGDVMSKSKGNVVSPEEMIQGYGADAVRAAMLFMGPPDKEKLWNEDGLAGMYKFLSRAWRQVFDLVGQAGDDTYYQDGAASEAERTEAFETAVRERHRVVGKVIDDIERNNFNTAMAAVMELSNAVGDYLRKCSAADRAATEATAAFDVEVAGVLVKLLAPMAPHWAEELWHEALGQAESVHVQPWPDFDPEKAKADVVELAVQLNGKVKAKIVVAADAAPDVAEAAAREAVAGALAGKDVKKVVVVPGRLVNIVAK from the coding sequence ATGAAACCCTACAACCCCCATGAAATAGAGCCCCGCTGGCAAAAGACGTGGGCCGACGAAGACCTGTACGCCGTGGACGTCGATTCGTCCAAGCCGAAGAAGTACGTGCTCGAAATGTTCCCGTATCCGTCGGGCGACATCCACATGGGCCACGTGAGCAACTACACCTACGGAGACGTGGTGGCCCGCTATTCGCGCATGCGCGGGTTCAACGTGCTGCACCCCATGGGCTGGGACGCCTTCGGCCTGCCCGCCGAAAACGCCGCCATCAAGCACAAGAGCCATCCCGCCGCGTGGACGTACCAAAACATCGACACGCAAAAGGCCAGCTTCAAGCGCATGGGCTTTTCGTACGACTGGGACCGCACCGTGGTGGCGTGCGATCCGGAATACTACCGTTGGGGCCAGTGGATCTTCCTGAAGTTCTGGGAGCGGGGCTTGGTGGAGCGACGCAACTCGCCGGTGAACTGGTGTCCCGATTGTGGGACAGTTCTCGCCAACGAGCAGGTCATCGAGGGGCGCTGCTGGCGCTGCGACTCCGAAGTGGAGAAACGCGACCTGACCCAGTGGTACTTCAAGATCACCGATTACGCCCAGCAGCTTCTGGACGACCTCGACCAGCTGGACGGCTGGCCCGAGCGCGTGAAGCAGCAGCAGGCCAACTGGATCGGCCGGTCGGAAGGCGCCAACGTCGACTTCGAGCTCGTGGGGCTTGACGGCAATCCCACGGGTGAGAAGATCACCGTGTTCACCACCCGCGCAGACACCCTGTTCGGCTGCAGCTTTTTCGTGCTGGCGCCGGAATACGCCGGCCTTGCGGACTTGGTGGAAGGCACGGGGCGCGAAGAGGCGGTGCGCGAGCTGGTCGAGGCGGCGAAGAAGGTGAGCGCCCTTGAGCGCGCCCAGGGCGACCACGAGAAGCACGGCGTGTTCACGGGGCGCTACGTGCTCAACCCGGTGAACGGCGAGCAGGTGCCTGTGTGGGTGGCCGACTACATCGTGGCCGACTACGGCACGGGGGCGGTCATGGCCGTGCCCTGCGGCGACCAGCGCGACTTCGAGTTCGCCCGCAAGTACGACCTGCCCATCATTCCCATCATCCTGCCGGAAGACGACCCGCTGTATCCCCAGCTCAAAGACGAGCGGGGCCGCGTGGTGACCGAGGTCGACTGGGAGAGCGCCTATGCGGCGGAAGGCGTGCTCGTGCAGTCCGGGCCCTTCACGGGGCTCGTCGGCGGCAAGCATTCGCCGGCCGAAGAAGCCGTCGTCGCCTTCTTGGAAGAACACGACGCCGGCACGCGCACCGTGGAGTTCCGCCTGCGCGACTGGCTCATCTCGCGCCAGCGCTACTGGGGCAATCCCATCCCGGCCGTCCATTGCCCGCACTGCGGCGTGGTGCCCGTGCCCGAAGACCAGCTGCCGGTCCGCCTGCCCGAGGACATCGACCTGGCCGCCGGCGAGACGCTTGCCACGCACGCCGGCTTCGTGAACACCACGTGCCCCGTATGCGGCGCCCCCGCCAAGCGCGAAACGGACACGATGGACACCTTCACGTGCTCCAGCTGGTATTACATGCGCTACACCGACCCGCACAACGAAGGCGCGCCCTTCGATCCGGCCTGCGCCAACGCTTGGATGCCGGTGGACCAGTACATCGGCGGCATCGAGCATGCCATTCTGCACCTGCTCTACAGCCGCTTCTTCACCAAGGTGCTGCGCGACTGCGGCATGCTGGATTTTGACGAGCCGTTCACGAACCTTCTGTGCCAGGGCATGGTGCTTGACGAGCACGGTGACGTCATGAGCAAGTCGAAGGGCAACGTCGTCTCGCCCGAAGAGATGATCCAAGGCTACGGCGCCGACGCGGTGCGTGCGGCCATGCTGTTCATGGGGCCGCCCGACAAGGAAAAGCTGTGGAACGAAGACGGCCTGGCGGGCATGTACAAGTTCCTCTCCCGGGCGTGGCGCCAAGTGTTCGACCTGGTGGGACAAGCCGGCGACGACACGTATTATCAGGACGGCGCGGCGAGCGAGGCCGAGCGCACCGAAGCGTTCGAGACGGCCGTGCGCGAACGGCATCGCGTGGTCGGCAAGGTCATCGACGACATCGAGCGCAACAACTTCAACACGGCCATGGCCGCCGTCATGGAACTTTCCAACGCGGTCGGCGACTACCTGCGCAAATGCTCGGCTGCCGATCGAGCGGCGACGGAGGCGACGGCGGCGTTCGACGTCGAGGTCGCCGGCGTGCTGGTGAAGCTGCTCGCGCCCATGGCCCCGCATTGGGCCGAAGAGCTGTGGCACGAGGCGCTGGGGCAGGCGGAATCGGTGCACGTGCAGCCCTGGCCCGACTTCGATCCCGAAAAGGCGAAGGCCGACGTGGTCGAGCTGGCCGTGCAGCTCAACGGCAAGGTGAAGGCGAAGATCGTCGTTGCGGCTGACGCTGCGCCCGACGTGGCCGAGGCTGCGGCGCGCGAGGCGGTTGCCGGCGCGCTTGCCGGCAAGGACGTGAAGAAGGTCGTCGTGGTGCCCGGCCGTTTGGTGAACATCGTCGCGAAGTAG
- a CDS encoding helix-turn-helix transcriptional regulator: MDTDLQKRLGTRLRELRKERTGLSQEKFAHEISADRTYYASIEQGRHAASITMLSKIAKGLGMTLEELFKGL; encoded by the coding sequence ATGGATACAGATCTTCAAAAACGACTCGGTACACGGCTCCGCGAGCTTCGCAAAGAGCGCACTGGCTTGAGCCAGGAAAAGTTTGCGCACGAAATCAGCGCGGACCGGACGTACTATGCCTCCATCGAGCAGGGGCGCCACGCGGCGTCCATCACGATGTTGAGCAAAATCGCCAAGGGTTTGGGCATGACCCTTGAAGAATTGTTCAAAGGCCTCTGA